A single genomic interval of Labeo rohita strain BAU-BD-2019 chromosome 13, IGBB_LRoh.1.0, whole genome shotgun sequence harbors:
- the rpia gene encoding ribose-5-phosphate isomerase has product MRPRRWAEFAVISSRSLLLSLSGKHVCNGSRRHHGTLMAEEAKKLAAFAAVDNHIQNNQVVGVGSGSTIVYAVDRLAERVRQEKLNIVCVPTSFQARQLILQHGLTLSDLDRHPELDVAIDGADEVDAALTLIKGGGGCLAQEKIVAGCAKHFIVIADYRKDSKALGQQWKKGVPVEVIPMAYVPVSRAIARRFGGEAVLRMAVNKAGPVVTDNSNFILDWKFEHAQNWKEVNTAIKMIPGVVETGLFVEMAERVYFGMEDGSVKTRDPPIN; this is encoded by the exons ATGAGGCCGCGGAGGTGGGCTGAGTTTGCAGTGATCAGCAGCAGatctctcctcctctctctgTCGGGCAAACACGTGTGTAACGGCAGCAGGCGGCACCACGGCACTCTCATGGCTGAAGAGGCCAAAAAGCTGGCAGCTTTTGCTGCTGTGGACAACCACATACAG AATAATCAGGTAGTTGGTGTCGGCAGTGGCTCAACTATAGTCTATGCTGTGGACAGGTTGG CTGAGAGGGTCAGACAGGAGAAGCTGAATATTGTGTGTGTTCCTACATCATTCCAG GCCCGTCAGCTGATTCTGCAGCATGGTCTCACTCTGTCTGATTTAGACAGACATCCTGAG CTGGATGTAGCGATTGATGGAGCTGATGAGGTTGATGCTGCTTTGACGCTGATTAAAGGAGGAGG AGGATGTTTAGCCCAGGAGAAGATTGTGGCTGGTTGTGCCAAACACTTCATTGTCATCGCAGACTATAG AAAGGACTCGAAGGCCTTGGGGCAGCAGTGGAAGAAAGGTGTGCCGGTGGAGGTCATTCCTATGGCGTATGTGCCTGTGTCCAGAGCCATTGCTCGGCGCTTTGGAGGAGAGGCTGTGCTGAGGATGGCAGTCAATAAAGCT gGTCCAGTGGTTACTGATAACAGTAACTTTATCCTGGATTGGAAGTTTGAGCATGCACAGAACTGGAAAGAGGTCAACACAGCCATCAAGATGATCCCAG GTGTGGTTGAGACGGGTTTGTTTGTGGAAATGGCTGAGCGGGTGTACTTCGGTATGGAGGATGGGAGTGTTAAGACTAGAGACCCTCCTATCAACTAA